The following are from one region of the Colias croceus chromosome 4, ilColCroc2.1 genome:
- the LOC123691468 gene encoding uncharacterized protein LOC123691468 isoform X1, producing the protein MGILLVSRWFKYIKRVISTAKSRLKLFLRKIKNMRQLKASLWIVTTGSILITLVIYHLYRTPIVPRSPRLITAVTTEKNTASLEDDADYKPLKHIPLDEVYKNTLENDTEYSMEKDEYAKAQMINTAGCKIPLTMVPYEKRDRKPKVDVCGQRAVFLNRIDLDRVRVTVNDHILKKNMSYSNYRCCLRFYIKTEGENENIKRNFVYYRFSSCYKCENGDTFALESDFINVQCFGYDDQNESHMIYEDMYAFTKQKIPPKVEKECDEKYNILMLGMDSMSLPRFVQTMTDTVLFMKNNFWLSYRGYHKVGDNTFPNLMAALTGLNMTLVSDKCYGKMDGCNDLMIWNTFKESGYMTAYGEDHLTLPDTFSKNYTFKLPPTDHYLRPFFQLAEKTKNVDGIPYMCSGKATSGQQLLDYAYDFVSTYKNESFFGLFWMNSFSHNPMNRPEDADKMFENFFNRLFYTGALSNTFIIFFSDHGLRFGPNRYKVEGYYDDRMPFLFILPPTTFKSKYPEKYKAMAINQFRLMTPYDLYHTMMEVFDLGLCKTKPTVTVPKAFHKYQSIFSVISGNRTCQDARIHDKWCSCHKLYPLEEHDTEGAKAIQFVFASIQNKSLSVVTKPCTTCLSIKLDKVVRIHFYYDNDKVNLYYVVAIKIAPGDVIYEATVKRQESNMEIVGPINIITVYKGLGSCSLRHKDRIFCMCKNDC; encoded by the exons atgggAATTCTATTAGTATCAAGATGGTTCAAATATATAAAGCGCGTTATTTCCACGGCAAAGTCAAG ATTAAAACTTTTCCTGAGAAAAATCAAAAACATGAGGCAACTCAAAGCCAGTCTTTGGATAGTAACGACTGGATCCATTTTGATCACATTGGTGATATACCATCTCTACCGCACTCCTATCGTACCTCGTTCCCCACGCCTAATCACTGCAGTCACTACAGAAAAGAATACGGCTAGCCTGGAGGATGATGCTGACTACAAACCCTTAAAACACATACCCCTTGAtgaagtatataaaaatacattagaaAATGACACGGAGTACTCCATGGAGAAAGATGAATACGCCAAAG CACAAATGATAAATACAGCAGGCTGCAAGATTCCACTCACCATGGTACCCTACGAGAAACGAGACCGAAAACCTAAGGTAGACGTGTGTGGACAACGAGCtgtgtttttaaatagaattgaCTTGGACCGGGTCCGTGTTACAGTCAATGATCATATTCTTAAAAAGAATATGAGCTACAGTAATTATCGCTGCTGCTTACGGTTCTATATAAAAACGGAAGGTGAAAATGAGAACATAAAAAGGAA TTTTGTCTATTACAGGTTCTCCAGTTgctataaatgtgaaaatggtGATACGTTTGCATTGGAGAGCGACTTTATCAATGTACAATGCTTCGGTTACGATGACCAAAATGAATCGCATATGATTTATGAAGACATGTACGCTTTCACGAAACAAAAAATTCCACCCAAGGTGGAGAAGGAATGTGATGAGAAATACAATATACTAATGTTGGGAATGGATTCCATGTCCTTACCTAGATTTGTTCAAACTATGACTGATACCGTTCTATTTATGAAAAACAACTTTTGGTTAAGTTACAGAGGATATCACAAG gTGGGCGATaacacatttcctaatttgATGGCAGCATTGACGGGCTTGAATATGACACTTGTTTCCGATAAATGCTATGGGAAAATGGATGGTTGCAATGATCTCATGATTTGGAACACATTTAAAGAGTCCGGCTACATGACAGCATATGGAGAAGATCATTTGACGCTACCGGATACATTCAGTAAGAACTACACGTTCAAATTACCTCCGACCGATCATTACTTGAGACCATTTTTCCAATTAGCTGAGAAAACAAAGAATGTCGATGGGATTCCATACATGTGTTCAGGAAAAGCAACCTCTGGACAACAATTATTGGACTACGCGTATGACTTCGTATCGACTTATAAGAATGAATCATTTTTCGGATTGTTCTGGATGAACTCGTTCAGTCACAATCCGATGAATCGACCTGAAGATGCAgataaaatgtttgaaaacttttttaatcgCCTCTTTTATACTGGAGCTTTATCaaacacatttataatattctttagcGATCATGGATTACGCTTTGGTCCAAATCGCTACAAAGTGGAGGGCTATTATGACGACCGCATGCcatttttgttcattttacCACCAACAACATTTAAATCGAAATATCCAGAAAAGTATAAAGCTATGGCAATAAATCAGTTCAGACTAATGACTCCTTACGACCTATACCACACGATGATGGAAGTTTTTGACTTGGGTctatgtaaaactaaaccaACTGTGACTGTTCCAAAGGCATTTCATAAATATCAAAGTATTTTTAGTGTAATAAGCGGAAATCGCACTTGTCAAGACGCACGTATTCACGATAAGTGGTGTAGTTGTCACAAATTGTATCCCCTCGAGGAGCACGATACGGAAGGAGCGAAGGCAATTCAATTTGTATTTGCCAGCATTCAGAACAAATCTTTGTCGGTTGTTACTAAGCCTTGTACCACTTGCTTAAGTATTAAGCTTGATAAAGTTGTTCGTATACATTTTTACTATGACAATGATAAGGTGAATCTGTACTATGTTGTCGCAATTAAAATAGCCCCGGGCGACGTCATCTATGAAGCTACTGTTAAGCGCCAGGAATCCAATATGGAAATTGTCGGCcccattaatattataacagtcTACAAAGGTCTCGGTTCTTGTTCTTTGCGTCATAAGGATCGCATCTTTTGCATGTGTAAGAACGATTGTTAA
- the LOC123691468 gene encoding uncharacterized protein LOC123691468 isoform X2: MGILLVSRWFKYIKRVISTAKSRLKLFLRKIKNMRQLKASLWIVTTGSILITLVIYHLYRTPIVPRSPRLITAVTTEKNTASLEDDADYKPLKHIPLDEVYKNTLENDTEYSMEKDEYAKAQMINTAGCKIPLTMVPYEKRDRKPKVDVCGQRAVFLNRIDLDRVRVTVNDHILKKNMSYSNYRCCLRFYIKTEGENENIKRKFSSCYKCENGDTFALESDFINVQCFGYDDQNESHMIYEDMYAFTKQKIPPKVEKECDEKYNILMLGMDSMSLPRFVQTMTDTVLFMKNNFWLSYRGYHKVGDNTFPNLMAALTGLNMTLVSDKCYGKMDGCNDLMIWNTFKESGYMTAYGEDHLTLPDTFSKNYTFKLPPTDHYLRPFFQLAEKTKNVDGIPYMCSGKATSGQQLLDYAYDFVSTYKNESFFGLFWMNSFSHNPMNRPEDADKMFENFFNRLFYTGALSNTFIIFFSDHGLRFGPNRYKVEGYYDDRMPFLFILPPTTFKSKYPEKYKAMAINQFRLMTPYDLYHTMMEVFDLGLCKTKPTVTVPKAFHKYQSIFSVISGNRTCQDARIHDKWCSCHKLYPLEEHDTEGAKAIQFVFASIQNKSLSVVTKPCTTCLSIKLDKVVRIHFYYDNDKVNLYYVVAIKIAPGDVIYEATVKRQESNMEIVGPINIITVYKGLGSCSLRHKDRIFCMCKNDC, translated from the exons atgggAATTCTATTAGTATCAAGATGGTTCAAATATATAAAGCGCGTTATTTCCACGGCAAAGTCAAG ATTAAAACTTTTCCTGAGAAAAATCAAAAACATGAGGCAACTCAAAGCCAGTCTTTGGATAGTAACGACTGGATCCATTTTGATCACATTGGTGATATACCATCTCTACCGCACTCCTATCGTACCTCGTTCCCCACGCCTAATCACTGCAGTCACTACAGAAAAGAATACGGCTAGCCTGGAGGATGATGCTGACTACAAACCCTTAAAACACATACCCCTTGAtgaagtatataaaaatacattagaaAATGACACGGAGTACTCCATGGAGAAAGATGAATACGCCAAAG CACAAATGATAAATACAGCAGGCTGCAAGATTCCACTCACCATGGTACCCTACGAGAAACGAGACCGAAAACCTAAGGTAGACGTGTGTGGACAACGAGCtgtgtttttaaatagaattgaCTTGGACCGGGTCCGTGTTACAGTCAATGATCATATTCTTAAAAAGAATATGAGCTACAGTAATTATCGCTGCTGCTTACGGTTCTATATAAAAACGGAAGGTGAAAATGAGAACATAAAAAGGAA GTTCTCCAGTTgctataaatgtgaaaatggtGATACGTTTGCATTGGAGAGCGACTTTATCAATGTACAATGCTTCGGTTACGATGACCAAAATGAATCGCATATGATTTATGAAGACATGTACGCTTTCACGAAACAAAAAATTCCACCCAAGGTGGAGAAGGAATGTGATGAGAAATACAATATACTAATGTTGGGAATGGATTCCATGTCCTTACCTAGATTTGTTCAAACTATGACTGATACCGTTCTATTTATGAAAAACAACTTTTGGTTAAGTTACAGAGGATATCACAAG gTGGGCGATaacacatttcctaatttgATGGCAGCATTGACGGGCTTGAATATGACACTTGTTTCCGATAAATGCTATGGGAAAATGGATGGTTGCAATGATCTCATGATTTGGAACACATTTAAAGAGTCCGGCTACATGACAGCATATGGAGAAGATCATTTGACGCTACCGGATACATTCAGTAAGAACTACACGTTCAAATTACCTCCGACCGATCATTACTTGAGACCATTTTTCCAATTAGCTGAGAAAACAAAGAATGTCGATGGGATTCCATACATGTGTTCAGGAAAAGCAACCTCTGGACAACAATTATTGGACTACGCGTATGACTTCGTATCGACTTATAAGAATGAATCATTTTTCGGATTGTTCTGGATGAACTCGTTCAGTCACAATCCGATGAATCGACCTGAAGATGCAgataaaatgtttgaaaacttttttaatcgCCTCTTTTATACTGGAGCTTTATCaaacacatttataatattctttagcGATCATGGATTACGCTTTGGTCCAAATCGCTACAAAGTGGAGGGCTATTATGACGACCGCATGCcatttttgttcattttacCACCAACAACATTTAAATCGAAATATCCAGAAAAGTATAAAGCTATGGCAATAAATCAGTTCAGACTAATGACTCCTTACGACCTATACCACACGATGATGGAAGTTTTTGACTTGGGTctatgtaaaactaaaccaACTGTGACTGTTCCAAAGGCATTTCATAAATATCAAAGTATTTTTAGTGTAATAAGCGGAAATCGCACTTGTCAAGACGCACGTATTCACGATAAGTGGTGTAGTTGTCACAAATTGTATCCCCTCGAGGAGCACGATACGGAAGGAGCGAAGGCAATTCAATTTGTATTTGCCAGCATTCAGAACAAATCTTTGTCGGTTGTTACTAAGCCTTGTACCACTTGCTTAAGTATTAAGCTTGATAAAGTTGTTCGTATACATTTTTACTATGACAATGATAAGGTGAATCTGTACTATGTTGTCGCAATTAAAATAGCCCCGGGCGACGTCATCTATGAAGCTACTGTTAAGCGCCAGGAATCCAATATGGAAATTGTCGGCcccattaatattataacagtcTACAAAGGTCTCGGTTCTTGTTCTTTGCGTCATAAGGATCGCATCTTTTGCATGTGTAAGAACGATTGTTAA
- the LOC123691468 gene encoding uncharacterized protein LOC123691468 isoform X3 produces MRQLKASLWIVTTGSILITLVIYHLYRTPIVPRSPRLITAVTTEKNTASLEDDADYKPLKHIPLDEVYKNTLENDTEYSMEKDEYAKAQMINTAGCKIPLTMVPYEKRDRKPKVDVCGQRAVFLNRIDLDRVRVTVNDHILKKNMSYSNYRCCLRFYIKTEGENENIKRNFVYYRFSSCYKCENGDTFALESDFINVQCFGYDDQNESHMIYEDMYAFTKQKIPPKVEKECDEKYNILMLGMDSMSLPRFVQTMTDTVLFMKNNFWLSYRGYHKVGDNTFPNLMAALTGLNMTLVSDKCYGKMDGCNDLMIWNTFKESGYMTAYGEDHLTLPDTFSKNYTFKLPPTDHYLRPFFQLAEKTKNVDGIPYMCSGKATSGQQLLDYAYDFVSTYKNESFFGLFWMNSFSHNPMNRPEDADKMFENFFNRLFYTGALSNTFIIFFSDHGLRFGPNRYKVEGYYDDRMPFLFILPPTTFKSKYPEKYKAMAINQFRLMTPYDLYHTMMEVFDLGLCKTKPTVTVPKAFHKYQSIFSVISGNRTCQDARIHDKWCSCHKLYPLEEHDTEGAKAIQFVFASIQNKSLSVVTKPCTTCLSIKLDKVVRIHFYYDNDKVNLYYVVAIKIAPGDVIYEATVKRQESNMEIVGPINIITVYKGLGSCSLRHKDRIFCMCKNDC; encoded by the exons ATGAGGCAACTCAAAGCCAGTCTTTGGATAGTAACGACTGGATCCATTTTGATCACATTGGTGATATACCATCTCTACCGCACTCCTATCGTACCTCGTTCCCCACGCCTAATCACTGCAGTCACTACAGAAAAGAATACGGCTAGCCTGGAGGATGATGCTGACTACAAACCCTTAAAACACATACCCCTTGAtgaagtatataaaaatacattagaaAATGACACGGAGTACTCCATGGAGAAAGATGAATACGCCAAAG CACAAATGATAAATACAGCAGGCTGCAAGATTCCACTCACCATGGTACCCTACGAGAAACGAGACCGAAAACCTAAGGTAGACGTGTGTGGACAACGAGCtgtgtttttaaatagaattgaCTTGGACCGGGTCCGTGTTACAGTCAATGATCATATTCTTAAAAAGAATATGAGCTACAGTAATTATCGCTGCTGCTTACGGTTCTATATAAAAACGGAAGGTGAAAATGAGAACATAAAAAGGAA TTTTGTCTATTACAGGTTCTCCAGTTgctataaatgtgaaaatggtGATACGTTTGCATTGGAGAGCGACTTTATCAATGTACAATGCTTCGGTTACGATGACCAAAATGAATCGCATATGATTTATGAAGACATGTACGCTTTCACGAAACAAAAAATTCCACCCAAGGTGGAGAAGGAATGTGATGAGAAATACAATATACTAATGTTGGGAATGGATTCCATGTCCTTACCTAGATTTGTTCAAACTATGACTGATACCGTTCTATTTATGAAAAACAACTTTTGGTTAAGTTACAGAGGATATCACAAG gTGGGCGATaacacatttcctaatttgATGGCAGCATTGACGGGCTTGAATATGACACTTGTTTCCGATAAATGCTATGGGAAAATGGATGGTTGCAATGATCTCATGATTTGGAACACATTTAAAGAGTCCGGCTACATGACAGCATATGGAGAAGATCATTTGACGCTACCGGATACATTCAGTAAGAACTACACGTTCAAATTACCTCCGACCGATCATTACTTGAGACCATTTTTCCAATTAGCTGAGAAAACAAAGAATGTCGATGGGATTCCATACATGTGTTCAGGAAAAGCAACCTCTGGACAACAATTATTGGACTACGCGTATGACTTCGTATCGACTTATAAGAATGAATCATTTTTCGGATTGTTCTGGATGAACTCGTTCAGTCACAATCCGATGAATCGACCTGAAGATGCAgataaaatgtttgaaaacttttttaatcgCCTCTTTTATACTGGAGCTTTATCaaacacatttataatattctttagcGATCATGGATTACGCTTTGGTCCAAATCGCTACAAAGTGGAGGGCTATTATGACGACCGCATGCcatttttgttcattttacCACCAACAACATTTAAATCGAAATATCCAGAAAAGTATAAAGCTATGGCAATAAATCAGTTCAGACTAATGACTCCTTACGACCTATACCACACGATGATGGAAGTTTTTGACTTGGGTctatgtaaaactaaaccaACTGTGACTGTTCCAAAGGCATTTCATAAATATCAAAGTATTTTTAGTGTAATAAGCGGAAATCGCACTTGTCAAGACGCACGTATTCACGATAAGTGGTGTAGTTGTCACAAATTGTATCCCCTCGAGGAGCACGATACGGAAGGAGCGAAGGCAATTCAATTTGTATTTGCCAGCATTCAGAACAAATCTTTGTCGGTTGTTACTAAGCCTTGTACCACTTGCTTAAGTATTAAGCTTGATAAAGTTGTTCGTATACATTTTTACTATGACAATGATAAGGTGAATCTGTACTATGTTGTCGCAATTAAAATAGCCCCGGGCGACGTCATCTATGAAGCTACTGTTAAGCGCCAGGAATCCAATATGGAAATTGTCGGCcccattaatattataacagtcTACAAAGGTCTCGGTTCTTGTTCTTTGCGTCATAAGGATCGCATCTTTTGCATGTGTAAGAACGATTGTTAA